The Mucilaginibacter sp. PAMB04168 genome contains the following window.
TTTTGTGCTGGAAGCTTTGGTGAACATATACACCCTTGATTGGGTCTTGTCACTACCCAACGTTAACAGTGCGTAACCTGACCTTATGATAGCAACTTTAGATACTACACCTACAAAGGAGGCATTCTCTCCTTTGAATTGAAGAGCCTTGTAAGGCTTAATCATATATCGTACGGAATCTTTGGTAACTTCAATCCAGCCTTCGCTTTCTTTCAAACCCTGCTTGGTAATTCCGACAGGCGTTTGCGCTGATGCTTTACAAGTGAACAATGCTACAAAGGCTATGATAAGCAGGCGTTTCATACTATGAAGATAAGGAAAGATTGCTACATTGCAGTAAGTAAGCTATGAGCAGGTTAAGTAAGTCGCTATTATATACGTTTAGATTTTTAAGCATCACTCTTAACATAGCGGCTGTGCTGATGCTCTTGCTATTAACTAGTTCGAGCCATAAGGTACCCCAGTCAACCTGGAATGGTGCATTCATGGCATCAGGGGTAACTTTAATGCTAAACTACATAAGCTTCAAAGTAAAAGCTAAGTATAACAACCAAATCAATGCTTGATGCTGATACACATCTTTCCAAACAGATGTAAACGCTTTAGCTTGTAAACGGAATATGCTACTTTAGACACTCATATGGGCCTACTCAATCGACTCTTTAGCAAACGCCTACCTAAGCCAAATACACTATTAGGTATGGTTCTTTTACCTGATGAGCCATTGTTTTCCTTAAACGCCTGGTTGAAGATTACCGTCTTTATTACAGTGAAGTCATAGATCCAGATGACAACGTATCATCAGCATTCAAATTACAAGGTGAACAGATAGGGCTAATGAATATCAACGGTCCGGTGCCAGCTGATGATATTGCGGAAACAGCACAATACACTTATAGCTGGAAACATGCAAGCGAAGATTTAAAAGACCAAAAAGCCCATATCATCATTGCCATCATAGATGGTAGTTATGATATAGTTAAACGCTTTAAGCTGCAAACCCAACTCATTTGCAGTGTGCTCAGAATAGGCGTTTACATTAGAGAGCAATCGCTACTTATACCCAAAGAGCAATACTTGCGAGACGCACAGGACATCAGAAGCACAGCCTTACCAACGTAGATGCTGTAAATAAAGACTTGAAAAGACAAAAATTTCAGGGACATTATCTCTGCCGAATATGGATATAATCGGTAGAGATAATGCCTCAGATGTACAGCCAGCATTAGATATTTTTAGACGGATACTATCGAGATAGTACTTACTGCGGAGTTCCGAAAATATCGATCTTTTCGGCACCTTTAGAACTATTGGTCGCTGTAACCCTGATGTGTGTAGCATCGCTGCAACGCATATCGGTGAACCTTGCCCTGGTCATTGGCCATTCTTCATTTTTAGATCCACGGTATAAAGTGGTGTAAAGCCATTCTGCACCGGTAACGTGCGCTTTGGTTGGCTGTACGGGCTTGCCTTCATTGCGAACCTGATCTATGGCGTTCACCCGCTTGAACTGCTTGGCTGCCTCGTAGGTGAAGCCGGATGCGTCAACGTTGGTTTCAAATCTTTTTTCTGGATGGTTCATGTCCTGAATAATCATGCGCAGCTTTTTGGGGCCTGCCATTTTGATCGTCATCTGTATTTTATCTCCAGGGTGCCAGGTGTATTTAGCTGAATCGGGAGCGCTTTTCCAATAACCTGCTCTCCAGAAAGGCCTCCATGCGTTTCGGCGTGCACTTTTGCGACCGGATGCATCGGTTGAGAACTCCCAGGTTAAACCGGCATCAAGTTCCTGATCGGCCGAATTACCACCCATATAAACAGAAAAGTTATCTAATGGCTGCTTGGTACGGGAATCCAAGCGGTCCTCATCAACAGTGGGCTGGCCAAGTACCACTACTCCCGTTATACCGCTCCAGTTATCAAAACTGGTTACTGCCTTGCGGTAATAAGCACCCGGAAAGCAGTCAATGGATGCCGCTGGCGGCACTTCTTTCTCTACGAGGGTTGTATTTTGTGCCTTACAAGCAGCCAATGTAACAGCTACACCGGTGTATAGTAGTAATTTTTTAAAGTTCATTTTGATTGATATTGGATTCGTAACCATTAACACCATAAAAAACGAGATATGCATAGCAAACAACAGGAATCATGAAAGCGATGAGCCAAGTAGCATGATCCTTTACGTATCCTTGCGAGAAGGAGACGATCGCCCCGCCGGCTATGGCTGTTGAAAGTATGCCCGAGGCCTGCGTAGTGAACTTACCTACACCTTGTACAGACAGCGAAAATATAATAGCAAACATCACAGAGTTACATAAGCCAACGGCTATCATGCTCCATACGGCCAAAGAACCGGCGCTGTTTACTGATACAAGAATCAGGATAGTGGCCATAGTTGCACAAATAGTAAGTACCGCCGACGGCTTTACCGACCGCAGAACCCATGAACCAACCAAACGCCCAACCAGCATACTTCCCCAGTAAAAAGCAACGTATGTATTAGCCTGGTCAACAGGAATGTTCAAAGTGTCAGCAATATAATTGGTTAGGAACGTGCCAACCGATACTTCTGCGCCTACATAAACAAAAATGCCAATGGTGCCGAAGTTGAGGTTACGGAACGAGAATAAATTAGTGTTGGTGCCTGAAACGGTGTCGACACTACTACTACCGGGCTTTAGGTTGGGAAGCCTAAGAAATGCCACCACCAAGGCTATTAATACAAGCAAACACCCAATACCGATGTACGGATACCGAACAGCATCGCTCGAACTAGTAGATTCCTGCAGGCGCGAAAGAATGAAGTAAGCTCCGAAGATAGGGGCGATTGTTGTTCCGATAGATCCAACGGCTTGTATTAGTGTAAGCCTTGATGATGCAGTTTTAGCAGGTCCGAGAATGGTAATGTAAGGGTTAGAAGCAACCTGTAGAAGCACAACACCTATAGCCAGCACAAATAGTGCCGCCAGAAATATATAGTACTGGTGAAATATGGATGCAGGTACAAATAAAAACGCACCGAATGCAGATACCAGCAGTCCCATCATCATACCGTTCTTATAACCCGTACGTTCTATAATTTTTCCGGCTGGGAACGACATGATACCATAAGTCAGAAAAAAATAGAATTGCACCAGTGATGATTCGGAGTAGGTAAGCGTAAATCCTTTTTTAAAAAAAGGCACAAGCGTATCGTTTAAACAGGTGATGAACCCGTTCATAAAATACAAAACTGCCAGCGAGGTAAGTGCAGTGGTATAGTTCTGCTGTTTGTGATCTAAGGGCTCAGTTAACACTGCTCCACCAGAGGGGATACTTGCCATTATTTATATTTTGTTAATTAAAAAATAAGCGTTGATTAATGAACTTTAAAGTCTATTTCTGCCTCGAATGTCCGTCCCCAAGGCAGGGCGAATGTCATACCCGACGGCTTAAAGCCAATGGCTGTAACCTGGTTTGAGGTATAACTATCACTAAGCTCTTTGAAGTTAATACTAAGTAGGCTCATACAATATGACTCCACTTTCTGTGTTTCCTCAAGCGTGAGCCGTAATGGATTGTATTTGTTATCTTGAATATAAGTTTTAGCCTTGCCTCTTACCAGCGTATGATAGTAATAATCATCCAGTACGCGGTGAAAAGTGAACCAGTGCTCTGCAAGCTCAATTTGCTTACTCACCTTCGGGCCAACTTGCTTCATCTTGGCCTTGGCAAGGGCGTATATTACGCCCTGTGGCAGGGTTGTACCGATGGTGTTACCAGCCGTGTTCCACGATGCATAGCTGTATAAGCGCGGAAGCAACCGACGGCGAAGCAGCTCAGTAGAAAAGTTGGGGTCACCACCCTGAACGTCTCCTTTTGGATCGATATCGGCCACAATAACATGCTTACCATTGTCTGTCTGCTTTTCAATTTCTGACGCGAAACTTTGAGCATTACCCGTCTCAAACCGCGACGGGTAAACGTAAAAAAGCAGATCCGCTTTGGCTGCATCTATGACCTCGGTAGCACCAATCGCTGCTATATCATAACTTACGGTTTGCCGTAGCGGGCGGTCTTCAAAAGGCATTGCTTTGTTACTAAGCTCTTCTGATGAGTAAACTGCTTTGATTTTGGGTGAAAAGTTGAAACGCTTATTTAACGCACGCGATAGTAACAACATCGATATTTCATCTGCGCCTGGCATCACCAGTATTTTGGAGGTTAGGTTGAATTTTTTAGATCTTTCAATTAGCTGTTCGCGATCAGCTACGTGAATGCCGCGTGGTTTTGCGTCGTCCTGAGAAAGAATAAGGTAATCAATGATACCGCTGCGAACAAAATCAATAGCTTTATAATTAACGGATAAGTTGCGCTTACGTGAGGCTTTATAATCGGTTAAAGCTTCCGTAGGTATATCCCTTACTAATTCAGCTGCGCGCTTTTTCGATACTTCATCCTCAGCTACAGATATTTCGGCCCAGTCGGCCAGCTTCTGGCGATAAGCCTCGTTCTTTCCATCACCGGTTGGGGCAAGGCGCATAATAACGCTTTGTCCGTATACAGGCAGATGAGGAGCCAATTGATGAATTTTCTTTATAACTTCTATACGGCTCAACGCCGGTGTCAACTGCGTATGGTGTATACGTGAGGCAACCAGGCCTCCGTAAGCGAGCATATCCAGCGAGATCACTGCTGCATTGAACATTTTAAAGTTTTGCTTATTCAACCAGGCAATTATTTTTTCTGGCTGGCCGGGCGTTGTAAAGTTGCCTAGCAATTCTTTAGGTGGCGAAACAACTTCTGCATTGCCGATCAATCCCATTTTTTGTGTAAACTGCAAACAAGGCGGTCTGTCATCTAAAGGGATCAATAAAACTCTGGTGCGGTAATTAGATGCGTTTTGCGCACTGGCGTTAATGACTAGAAATAATACAAACAGCGTGAACAGGCTTCTCATATTCGGGAGGTTATACTCACAAATAATGTTAAAAAAATTTAATAATTAAACATTTGTTAAAAATAAATTTTAAAAAGTAGATTTCACTCGTATTATTGTGCAGGGTATGTCGAGAATTGATTTTGAAAGTTGTTGCGCCTACCCATCTGATGTCAGACAATAAGTATATGAAAAGACGTAATTTCATTGAACTATTAACAGTTACAAGCAGTGCTGCTGTGGTATCGCCGGCATTTGCAAACTCATCACTTAAAATTTCTCCAACTGACGTTAATAACGCCAAGGCCGTTCTATCGGCAGACGTTGTTATAGCAGGTGGTGGTTTAGGTGGATGTGCTGCTGCTTTGGCTGCGTTACGCAACAACCTGACTGTTATACTAACGGAACAAACGGATTGGATAGGAGGGCAGCTTACCCAGCAAGGCGTTCCGCCCGATGAGCATCCCTGGATTGAGACGCACGGTGCAACACAACTATACCGGAACTTTCGTAAAGGTGTTCGTGATTATTATATCAATAATTATCCGCTAACAGACGAATCAAAATCAAAGGAATTCTTCAACCCTGGAGATGCGCCGGTATCGGCATTGTGCCATGAACCAAGGGTAGCACTTGCGGTGCTGCAAAGCATGATGGATCCATACTTAAGCTCAAAAAATCTAACCATTTTACTGGAACATCAAGTTACCCGTGCCCAAGTTGCGGGGGATGAAGTTAAAGCGCTGGAGGCTGTTGATTTAGTTACAGGTGAGCAACTGATTTTAAAAGCGCCGTTTTTTGTGGATGCTACTGAACTTGGCGACTTGCTGCCTATGACTGGCACTGAGTTCATTACAGGCGCCGAATCAAAGGTGCAAACCAAAGAACTGCACGCTCCTGTAAAGCCAGATCCCAACAACGTTCAATCGTTCAATATGCCGTTTGCGATGGATTACGTACCGGGCGGCAACTTTGTTATTCCTAAGCCTAAAGAGTATGATTACTGGCGGAACCTGGTGCCAAAACTCACACCCAAATGGTCGGGCAAATTGCTTGATCTTGCTTATAGCAAGCCGGCAACCTTGGTACGCAAAGAACTAGCATTTGACCCCACTGGCCCTAACGCCGGCGATACGCTAAATCTTTGGCATTACCGCCGCATTATCAGCAAATCTAACTTTAAGCCAGGTACTTATGCGGGTGACATTACGGTAGTTAACTGGCCACAAAACGATTACTTCGAAGGTAATCTAATTGGCGCCACACCAGAGCAGTTTGTTCATCACGTAAACAGGGCTAAGCAGCTGAGCTTGTCATTGTTATACTGGCTGCAAACCGAAGCTCCTCGACCGGATGGTGGCCATGGCTGGCCAGGGCTGCGGCTACGCGCGGATGTGATGGGCACACGAGACGGTCTTTCAAAATATCCATACATCCGCGAATCGCGTCGTATCAAAGCCGTGTTTACTATCTTAGAGGAGCATGTAGGTCAGGACAACCGCGCACAAATCACCGGAAAAAATACTGGAAATACCTCAGCTGATTTTTATGATAGTGTTGGTATAGGCTACTATCACATCGACCTGCATCCATCTACCGCTGGAAATAATTATATCGATTTTGAATCCATGCCTTTTCAAATTCCTCTCGGTGCATTGCTGCCGCGCCGTATGAAAAACCTTTTACCTGCAAATAAAAATATCGGCACAACTCATATTACAAACGGCTGTTACCGTCTGCACCCGGTAGAGTGGAGCATTGGTGAAGCAGTGGGCATGCTAATCACTTATGCTATGAGTAAAAAAGTAATCCCTCGCGCGGTCCGTGAGCAACCGGGTATGCTGCAGGAATTTCAGGAATTCATTCATTCGCAAGGTATTGAAACTAAATGGCCAGCTTAACCATTACGGAAAGCTGGTTATGCTTGCAGAACTCCGCCAAGCCAGTTGCGCAAGATGTTAGCGTAGACGGTACTCACATCAACCGCGCTGCTGGCATTTGTCTCTTGGTTGCTGTAAATACCGCTGTGCTGAAGCTGGCCACCATAAATCATCAACACGCCCGCATCCCCATGATCTGTGCCCTTGCTGTTGTTTTGTGCTAAACTTCTGCCAAACTCAGACCAGGTAACGATCATGGTATTGTTCAACTCGTCCGAGACTTTCAACCTATTCATAAACGTATTCATAGCATCTGCATAAGCTTGCAGCAAAAAGGCGTGTTTTGCTTTTTGAAAATGGTGGGTGTCAAAACCATCAAGACCAATGGCATAAACATGACTTTGTTGATGGGTGCTTATACTTGATGCAATGTTTAGCAGTTTTTCTTCAAAGTCAGATGCTGCTAAACCCAGGTCAGCAGCGGAGAATTCAATGATTTGTTTTGGATCTAAAGGATGAGTGGTTAAGGGCTTAACAAGCAAGTTCTTCCAGGCATGAAAGCACGTGTGATGTGAATTATCCAGATTCGCGGAGGTAGCGTTAGGCAAGATGAGCATATTACCTTGATCGTACCAAGGCTTCAACCCGGCTAAACTTGGATGGAAGCCATACCGCTCTGTTAACCTAATTACCTCAGTAGGTTGAACCGCTATATTGGGACGCAGCTTGTAGTAAGCTTCATCAGTATGAGGAACAATGGTGTTGTAACCGTCGTTACCGCCGTTTAAATGAACGAATACAAGGTTGCGCTTTGCATATGCACAAAGGCAGGTACTACTTAAAACGTCAAGTGTGTGAGGAAGCAGTAGAGGGGTTACCGCCACGGCGGCATTTTGTAAAAAGGCTCTTCTTTTCATACCATACGCCTATTTAAAGCTTCTGATATATTCTTTATAACGATCATATAAATGACCCGCCTGCAGGTAGGCAGACTGCGGACTCATGAAGTGCGAAAACTCGAAGGTGATAGCCTTATCATAGCCTGCTTTACGGGCAGCATCAAGCTTTAACTTCAACTTTTCGAACTTAATCGGAAAAAACTTGATGGGCATATCGCGGTCAAAAGACTCGGAGTTCGTCCAGCATTGCATACCATACTTGTCGGCCAGTTTCTTGTTAACTTCAAAAAAGTCTGGTAGCTCGTAAATCTCCACATGTCCGTCCTGAAAGGCAACCGCATCCACCGAGCCTTTAATAGCGTCAAATATTTCATTCCAAGCCTTTTCGTGTTCCTGTATGGTAATGCTATCCTGTTTCGTGAGTACAGAAGATGCCGCCATAACAGCCTTCTTTCCATCAATCCACGGAGAAATAAAGGTTGGTAAATTGCCTGATATATCTTTGCAATGCCGGCCTAACTGCGCATACAAGCCCGATACCTTACCAGTACGGCCACTTATTTCCTGTGTAAGGTACCAGCCTCTAAACGATTTATAATGACCGTATTTAGCCCAAACTTCGTCAATTACTTTTTTGTTGAGATCAATCTCCTGCTGAAAGTCACCATTCCACCAGTACTTGCCCGAGTCATACAGGCCGAAGTAAAACTTCATGTCGTGCTTATCTGCAAGTTCAAGGTACATTTTTACCAGGTCAACCGGAGGAGTGTAGCAGTTTTCCTGCTTTCTCAAAACGTCAGAAGGATAAGTGAGCCAGCGTTTATAGCCACTTCTTATCAGAATAACGGTGTCAATTCCAACCGCTTTCATATGCGAAAAATCTGCGTCCCATTCAGCCCGCCCCCAGTTTTGATGGGGGATATCATGGCTTATTTCGTCTAAAAAAGTGCCTGTTATTTTCATTGCCGGTTACATTGATATTATAGCAGCCCTTTGCTTTTGAGGAGGTTCACCCACAAAATATATGCAGGCATCTTAAGGTGAATGCCATCAGTGGTATAATCCCTGTTCATTTGCCCGTCTTTTCCCTTGAAAATAGGGTGCAAATCAACAAAGGTTAATTTTTCTGATGCTGCCAACTGTTGCAGTAGGTTGTTTACTTCACTTACACGAGCATTGGTAATTCGCTTGTATTCATTACCTAACATCAATTCATTGACTGGTAAAATACTTTGCAGAATAAGTTGCGTTTTAGGCGAGGTGAGTTTCACCTGGCCGATGATTCGTTGGTAATTTTTAATAATTATGGCAGCGGGGATGCCACGCTTCAAATCATTAATGCCAATCAGTAAAAATATCTTTTTAGGTTTAGATGAAAGTACCTCATCAAGACGCGCAATTACGCCAAAAGATACGTCACCGCTAATGCCCCGGTTGATGACATTCTTGCCAGGTATCAATTCCTGCCACTCACCAGCCTCAGTAATACTGTTACCTAAAAAAACAATTTCATTCTTGCTATCAGGCATTTGCCTGAAAAATTGCAGCCGTTGTTTATAATGACTATTAGCATAACTGCTGTCGATTGGCAAATCTTGCGCAGAAGCGGCAAAGCTTACTAGAAAAAACAAAATTATTGTGGAGATATGCTTCATTGATTAATATCTACCTTAAAAATATTAAGATGAGCATAGTTATTAAATTAATTACAAAACTGAAAGCCTTTGATTTAATAAATTTTTAATTACAAGAATGTAAATCTGAACACTAATATTTAGTTTTATACCATCTTAGGATTTCTATATGAGGAAAACTTTTTTTGAAGAGATAAGCGATGTTAATGCTTCAGGCGTAGCTTACAAAAATCTAAACCTTAAAAAGTTTATCTTATCTTACTTTGCCAACAGCGGCAATGGCACCATAGCCGATCTGTGCAAGGAATTGTATTTGAGCGCACCTAAGGTGAACAACTTGTTAAATGACTTAATTAGTGACGGGCTGGTACAGGAGATAGGTAAGGTTGATTCAACAACCGGCCGCAAGCCCAACCTGTATGGTTTGATTTCAGATTCCGTTTTTTTTGTAGGTGTAGATGTTCGTCATACTTATATAAACATAGGATTGTCTGATTTTCAAAAAGAACTGGTGAAGGTTTCTCATGGCATTCCGTTTAACTTAAAGAACAATCAGGAGTCACTGGAAGAACTTTGTGGTCTTATAAACAACTTCATTAAAGAATCCCCTTATTCAAAAGAAAAAATATTGGGCATTGGTGTAAACCTTTCTGGACGTATTAATTATGCCACGGGTTATAGCTATAGTTTTTTTCACTTTAATGAAGAACCCTTAAGCAAGGTTATGGAGGGATTGATTGGTATTCGGGTCTTTTTAGAGAATGACTCCCGCGCCATGGCATACGGTGAGTTTTGCTCAGGTGCGGTAAACGGCGAAAAAAATGTGCTGTTTCTGAATATTGATTATGGTTTGGGCATGGGTATCATGATTAACAGCCAGTTGTATTATGGCAAATCAGGTTATGCCGGCGAGATAGGCCACGTACCAATATTCAACAATGAGGTAATTTGTCATTGTGGCAAAAAGGGATGCCTTGAAACAGAGGCTTCGGGCTGGGCGCTTACCCGTATTTTCAAAGAGGAACTGCAAAAAGGCTCATCTACTGTTATTAAGAAAAAGCCGGAGGATATTACACTTGATGACATTATTGATGCCGCCATTAATGACGATGTGCTTGCCATAGAACTCATTGCACAAATTGGTGAAAAACTTGGGAGAGGCGTAGCATCGCTTATTAATATCTTTAACCCCGAACTGGTTATTTTGGGCGGTCGTTTAGCCACTACAGAAGAATATATCAGACTACCAATTAAGAGCGCGCTTAACAAATATTCGCTTAGCTTGGTAAATAACGATACTCAGCTCAAAATGTCGAAACTGGGCAAGGATGCAGGTATTATCGGCGCATTTCTGCTGGTGAGAAACAGAATATTGGCGCTGAATTAATAGCTTCAATGGTTTAACATGATGCTACTTGCATATATCAAATTAAGCCATTTAAGAAATTTCCCCAATAAATAAAAGCGCAAAAAAAGCCCGTTTGCAAAATACAAACGGGCTTTTGTATGAAGAAACAACATAGTAGGGGCAAACCGGTAAGCCATCTTCCGGAAAGGAAAACAGCCTTGTTATTTCTTTGGAGTTGCGCGCTTATTCAAATCTTCAACTAATACCGTAATCATTCTACCTATAGGTTTATCGCCTCGGTAGGTAATTAAACGCAGCTGCGTGGCCTCTTTAGGCACAATGAGCGGTGCGGTGTACTTAGGGTAAAACTTATCTGGAAAAGAATTATCAAACGTGTAGTAAATATCCAGTCCGGGTATTTCAGTAGTAAGTTCCAGCTTTACACTTAAATCATTGGTTGTAGTAATATTGAAAATAGGATCATACACGCTCGGCGCATATTTTACGTCAGCAACATCAAAACGTTGGAAGTGCTTTTCTACCCGACCAAAAAAGTTAGGCCAGTTCTTTTTAACACGAGGTGACCATAACGATTCGGAAATTGCAAAACCACGCGGCCAGGTCATATATTCTGCATGGCGCATGTTGTAAACGTTTTCTGTCCATAAATTTGCCTGTCCTCCTTTAATATATTTAGCATCAACACTATCAGGTAATGGTTCAAATTGGTACGCTTTGTTCAAACGCAATGTGGCATATACGCGCGGCTCAATAGCCACATCGCCCTGCATATAATCGATATAGGCAAACGTTGTCGGACTCATGACCACGTCATGTTTCATTTGCGCTGCTTTGATGCCGCCCTGCATACCGCGCCAGCTCATTACCATAGCGTTAGGGGCGAGGCCGCCTTCCAGAATCTCATCCCAGCCCATAAATTTCTTGCCTTTTGATTCTACAATTTTTTCTACGCGTTTTTCAAAATAGCTTTGCACCTCGTTCAGGTCTTTCAAGTTTTCGCGCTTCATCAGATCCTTTATTGCATCGCTTTTTTCCCAAAAGTTTTTGGCAGCTTCATCACCGCCCATATGTATATACTCAAACGGAAATAACGCGGCTACTTCGGTGATCACTTTATCTAAAAACGCGTATACGTTTTCGTTTGCAGGGCATAAATTGTTATCAATAATAGCAGAATACTTTGGGCCGTTCCATTGCATAATGCGTTCACCAGATCGTACGTGGTAAGTGCTTGCCTCAGGTGTACAGGATAACTCCGGGTAGGCGGCTATGGCAGCCAGACTATGCCCAGGAACATCAATTTCGGGCAATATATTAACATATCGATCCTGCGCATACTTAATAATTTCCTTAATGTCTTCCTGCGTATAAAAGCCTCCATAATTACGCGGTTCTTCAGGTCTGGGAGGATCGAATGTGCCGTAATAACCAACCTTTTTTACTGCCCATGCGCCAACCTCGGTTAGTTTGGGCAGGCTTTTGATTTCAATACGCCAACCTTCATTATCGGTAAGGTGCATGTGTAAAAGGTTGAACTTATAACGCACCATGTTATCAATGTACTTTTTCACCTCAGCTTTTGTAAAAAAGTGACGTGATACATCAAACATTAAACCCCTCCACTGAAAACGCGGATAATCAGTAACGCTTACACACGGAATTGTCCATCGCTTGTTTTGGATATAAGTTGCACTTTCAATTTCCTTCGGCAATAACTGCAATAATGTTTGTATGCCATAAAATAAGCCTGCCGGCTTGTTAGCATGTATGCTTACCTCTTTGGGGGTTACGGTCAACCGGTATCCTTCGTTCCCAATGGCAGATTCATTAACAGCATTAAGAGTAAGGGATATGGTTGATGCTGAGGACTTAGCCGCACTTACACTTGCACCGGTTGCCTTACTTATATGCTGGTTGAAGTAAGCGATTACGGGCGCTGCTTCTGCAGCAGCATTAGTGCCAAAACTTATGT
Protein-coding sequences here:
- a CDS encoding family 20 glycosylhydrolase, producing the protein MKRLFYVLCCCICYAAHGQTAKTDIAIIPEPVAIARMPGEFVLPKNISFGTNAAAEAAPVIAYFNQHISKATGASVSAAKSSASTISLTLNAVNESAIGNEGYRLTVTPKEVSIHANKPAGLFYGIQTLLQLLPKEIESATYIQNKRWTIPCVSVTDYPRFQWRGLMFDVSRHFFTKAEVKKYIDNMVRYKFNLLHMHLTDNEGWRIEIKSLPKLTEVGAWAVKKVGYYGTFDPPRPEEPRNYGGFYTQEDIKEIIKYAQDRYVNILPEIDVPGHSLAAIAAYPELSCTPEASTYHVRSGERIMQWNGPKYSAIIDNNLCPANENVYAFLDKVITEVAALFPFEYIHMGGDEAAKNFWEKSDAIKDLMKRENLKDLNEVQSYFEKRVEKIVESKGKKFMGWDEILEGGLAPNAMVMSWRGMQGGIKAAQMKHDVVMSPTTFAYIDYMQGDVAIEPRVYATLRLNKAYQFEPLPDSVDAKYIKGGQANLWTENVYNMRHAEYMTWPRGFAISESLWSPRVKKNWPNFFGRVEKHFQRFDVADVKYAPSVYDPIFNITTTNDLSVKLELTTEIPGLDIYYTFDNSFPDKFYPKYTAPLIVPKEATQLRLITYRGDKPIGRMITVLVEDLNKRATPKK